A single Anatilimnocola floriformis DNA region contains:
- a CDS encoding type II secretion system F family protein yields MPDFAYTARTLTGQKVTGMIAAQSEREAISLLAGKTLFPLQVTVGKGYLAPGAKLKVRGNIMAGVYNQLAALLRSGVPLLRSLAVLRDQTSNKNLKSILTEVHHKVEDGNSMADIMQRFPKAFSEMAINMVRAGQEGGFLEDALERVASFTELQEELKGRTMSAIAYPIILGVVGSSVVTGLIVFFVPKFAVMFEKLRERGELPWMTDALLNFSYFCRSWGWLLVIAAVVGWIFVYMRLQTEEGRLLSDRLKLKVPVAGSIFQAFAVARFCRVLGTLLHNGVPILKALDISRDASGNKVISQAVAAAAENISSGQTLAGPLASSGHFPKMVVEMIAVAEESNTLDKVLVDMADGLERRTTRQLDLLVKLLEPLMLVVLAAVILMVVIALLVPIIKMAGALG; encoded by the coding sequence ATGCCTGATTTCGCTTACACCGCTCGCACGCTCACCGGTCAAAAAGTTACCGGCATGATTGCTGCGCAGTCGGAACGCGAAGCCATTTCGTTGTTGGCTGGCAAGACGTTGTTCCCGCTGCAGGTGACCGTCGGCAAGGGATATCTGGCGCCGGGGGCAAAGCTCAAGGTGCGCGGCAACATCATGGCTGGCGTTTACAACCAGCTGGCCGCGCTGCTCCGCAGCGGCGTGCCGTTGTTGCGATCGCTGGCGGTGCTCCGCGATCAAACGTCGAACAAGAATCTGAAGTCGATCCTCACCGAGGTGCATCACAAGGTCGAGGACGGCAACTCGATGGCCGACATCATGCAACGCTTTCCGAAAGCGTTCAGCGAGATGGCCATCAACATGGTGCGCGCGGGACAAGAAGGCGGCTTTCTCGAAGACGCGCTCGAACGGGTGGCATCGTTCACCGAACTGCAGGAAGAGCTCAAGGGCCGCACGATGAGTGCGATCGCCTATCCGATCATTCTGGGTGTTGTTGGTTCGTCGGTGGTTACTGGCCTGATTGTGTTCTTCGTGCCGAAGTTTGCGGTGATGTTCGAAAAGCTCCGCGAGCGCGGCGAACTGCCGTGGATGACCGACGCCCTGCTTAACTTCAGCTACTTTTGTCGTTCGTGGGGCTGGTTGCTCGTGATCGCGGCCGTGGTCGGCTGGATCTTTGTCTACATGCGGCTGCAGACCGAAGAAGGCCGGTTGCTGAGCGATCGATTGAAGCTCAAGGTGCCGGTGGCGGGAAGCATTTTTCAAGCCTTCGCGGTGGCTCGGTTCTGCCGCGTGCTGGGAACGCTGCTGCACAATGGCGTGCCGATTTTGAAGGCGCTCGATATCAGTCGCGATGCCTCGGGCAATAAGGTCATCTCGCAGGCTGTGGCAGCCGCGGCCGAAAATATCTCGTCCGGTCAAACCCTGGCCGGGCCACTCGCCTCGAGCGGTCACTTTCCCAAGATGGTGGTCGAAATGATCGCCGTGGCTGAGGAATCGAATACCCTCGACAAGGTGTTGGTCGACATGGCCGACGGCCTCGAGCGGCGGACGACCCGGCAGCTCGACTTGCTGGTGAAGCTGCTGGAGCCCCTCATGCTGGTGGTTCTGGCGGCGGTTATTCTGATGGTGGTCATTGCCTTGCTGGTGCCAATCATCAAGATGGCGGGCGCTCTGGGTTAA
- a CDS encoding MOSC domain-containing protein, with translation MTQATLLSIQVAQPQTYGREDAVDENDRLWTTAFFKQPITGPAEVTPLGIVGDGQADLRFHGGVDKAVLTYSADHFPFWKQEHTQVDWSGGAFGENLTVAGLTEDTVCIGDVFQLGGARLEVSQPRQPCWKLSRRWRIADLARQVTQNGRSGWYVRVLEPGAIDAGEPLQLLERPHPTWNITRAQQLMYFEKKNLAAAAEIAALPQLAESWREVFQERIAKRT, from the coding sequence GTGACGCAGGCTACGTTGCTCTCGATTCAAGTTGCCCAGCCACAAACCTACGGCCGCGAAGATGCCGTCGATGAGAACGATCGTCTGTGGACCACCGCTTTTTTCAAACAGCCGATCACAGGACCAGCGGAAGTCACACCGCTCGGTATTGTTGGCGATGGCCAGGCCGACTTGCGATTTCATGGCGGCGTGGACAAGGCAGTGCTGACCTATTCGGCCGATCACTTTCCGTTTTGGAAACAGGAACACACGCAAGTCGATTGGTCAGGTGGCGCGTTTGGTGAGAACCTCACGGTTGCCGGATTGACGGAAGACACCGTTTGCATCGGCGATGTGTTTCAACTCGGCGGCGCGCGACTGGAAGTTTCTCAGCCGCGGCAGCCATGCTGGAAACTGTCGCGCCGGTGGCGAATCGCCGATCTTGCTCGGCAGGTAACTCAGAACGGGCGCAGCGGTTGGTATGTGCGTGTGTTGGAGCCAGGCGCGATCGATGCTGGAGAGCCTCTGCAATTGCTCGAGCGGCCGCATCCCACTTGGAACATCACCCGCGCTCAGCAGTTGATGTATTTCGAAAAGAAAAACTTGGCCGCGGCTGCGGAAATTGCGGCGCTCCCGCAACTAGCCGAAAGCTGGCGGGAAGTGTTTCAGGAACGAATCGCGAAGCGAACGTAA
- a CDS encoding GspE/PulE family protein — MEAGEILLRRGLIDQRQLTQSRSQANGHGDGIRLIETVVQLGFLTEEAALRAVGDEVGIDFIDLTEAEVDLSLLKTFPQRLIHRQTLFPIRRDSGQLLVATSNPFDLYPLDEVSAATGFSVMPVLASRMEISKLIKKHLGVGSETVDGLVAAAVKDEDDGIELLSEIETDGSELSEMAQEASVVRLVNEILLEAIESRASDVHIESQPSGVVIRYRVDGLLQTQPVPPEINRFQSAIISRLKIMARLNIAEKRLPQDGRMKLKVSGREIDIRLSIIPMIHGEGLVMRVLDKGAMKFDLQQIGMEKDTYKAFRESIDLPHGIILVTGPTGSGKTTTLYSALLEINTPDVKIITTEDPVEYQLQGINQIQVHTKIGLTFGQSLRSILRHDPDIVLVGEIRDLETAENAIQASLTGHLVFSTLHTNDAASAYTRLVDMGVEPFLVASTVEAVMAQRLLRRLCPSCKKPITLGKEDAPQDFPWDQLPGRQLYGPSGCRECRTTGYRGRLGIYELLITDNDIRQLAHDRVSSWKIVEAATKQGMITLRQDGWRKVLNGVSSVEEVVRNAKADFSMLIKRAEGTAH, encoded by the coding sequence ATGGAAGCCGGTGAAATTCTGCTGCGCCGCGGATTGATCGATCAGCGGCAGCTTACCCAGTCGCGCTCGCAGGCCAACGGTCACGGCGATGGTATTCGTCTGATCGAAACCGTCGTGCAGTTGGGCTTCCTGACCGAAGAGGCGGCCTTGCGCGCGGTCGGCGACGAAGTGGGCATTGATTTCATCGATCTGACCGAAGCCGAGGTTGATCTTTCGTTGCTGAAGACTTTTCCGCAGCGGCTGATTCACCGGCAAACGCTCTTTCCTATTCGCCGCGACAGTGGGCAGTTGTTGGTGGCGACCAGCAACCCTTTCGATCTCTATCCGCTCGACGAAGTTTCGGCTGCGACCGGTTTCTCGGTCATGCCGGTCCTTGCTTCGCGGATGGAAATCTCGAAGCTCATCAAAAAGCACTTGGGCGTCGGCAGCGAAACGGTCGATGGCCTGGTCGCAGCGGCCGTCAAAGATGAAGACGATGGGATCGAACTCCTCAGCGAGATCGAAACCGATGGCAGCGAACTATCGGAAATGGCCCAGGAGGCCTCGGTTGTTCGCCTGGTGAACGAAATTCTGCTGGAAGCGATCGAGTCGCGAGCGAGCGACGTGCACATCGAATCGCAGCCCTCGGGCGTCGTGATTCGTTACCGCGTCGACGGTTTGCTGCAAACGCAGCCCGTGCCGCCGGAAATCAATCGCTTTCAATCGGCCATCATCAGCCGTTTGAAAATCATGGCGCGGCTCAACATCGCTGAGAAGCGATTGCCGCAAGACGGCCGTATGAAGCTAAAGGTTTCGGGCCGCGAAATCGACATTCGTTTGTCGATCATCCCGATGATCCACGGCGAAGGCCTGGTCATGCGCGTGCTCGACAAGGGCGCGATGAAATTCGATCTGCAACAGATCGGTATGGAGAAGGATACGTACAAAGCGTTCCGCGAATCGATCGATCTGCCGCACGGCATCATTCTGGTGACGGGGCCGACCGGTTCCGGCAAAACGACGACGCTCTATAGTGCGCTGCTCGAGATCAATACGCCGGACGTGAAGATCATCACGACCGAAGATCCTGTTGAATATCAGCTGCAGGGCATCAACCAGATTCAGGTTCACACCAAGATCGGTTTGACGTTCGGCCAATCGCTCCGTTCGATCTTGCGTCACGATCCAGACATCGTGCTCGTCGGCGAAATTCGCGATCTGGAAACGGCGGAGAACGCGATTCAAGCATCGCTAACGGGCCACTTGGTGTTCAGCACGCTCCACACCAACGACGCGGCCAGCGCTTACACGCGGCTCGTCGATATGGGTGTCGAGCCGTTCCTCGTGGCGAGCACTGTCGAAGCAGTGATGGCCCAGCGGTTGTTACGCCGTCTCTGCCCGAGCTGCAAGAAGCCGATCACATTGGGCAAAGAAGACGCCCCTCAAGACTTCCCCTGGGATCAATTGCCCGGGCGACAACTCTACGGACCAAGCGGTTGCCGTGAATGTCGCACGACTGGTTATCGCGGCCGGCTTGGCATTTACGAATTGCTGATCACCGACAACGACATTCGCCAGTTGGCCCACGACCGCGTCAGCAGCTGGAAGATCGTCGAAGCGGCCACCAAGCAAGGGATGATCACGCTCCGGCAAGATGGCTGGCGGAAGGTCCTGAATGGTGTCAGTAGTGTCGAAGAAGTCGTTCGTAACGCTAAAGCCGATTTTAGCATGTTGATTAAGAGGGCTGAGGGAACTGCTCACTAG
- a CDS encoding sigma 54-interacting transcriptional regulator has translation MLAYLVIREGSKWTDVFRLVPGRTVTVGRAGTNQIVIKDERCSRNHIEVFLNRGEWTLRDLDSRNGTFINGKQVRGDNVLKPGDIIRIANCQLGYVHDLTHAFPDPESSSAISMPLPTGDDTILGALIADTGEVLDVGDASVHEVNEPTHITHRRGQTRYLRPSQASDLPIPRIGQAAAKLCRLAFELASQPDIPSVANLALNGLFEGTHVDAGAVLLLPRGYEGAGNPTDLQVVASRTDHEPVYHRASSFLASTVIRDGEAVLARNIEGDSQLGLRDSKGEFHATSVMCAPIRQDKKVIGLIHLYSTEDTRVPDPDDLEFTLAVAENLALALRNLQRQQELAENLHQTRNEILQLRKQLGAESELVGSSLVLNSVQQQIARAAPSRATVLIRGESGVGKELVARAMHYASPRKKGPFVCLNCAALSETLLESELFGHERGAFTGATERKIGKFEAANGGTIMLDEIGEMSPQIQAKFLRVLEGHPFERVGGSSPIKVDVRVIAATNRDLERAVADSTFRRDLYFRLRVVEIYVPPLRKRPEDVIELAHYFLDRYNAETGRKIQGFTPEANEQMQSYRWPGNVRELKNVIERAVVLSRTDLIDVDDLNLSTLGTTTTDSNELPVVKATFEPMSLEDLEKKHIHATLNATNWNKSRTASILGVERSTLDRKIKRYELKPPAGRSDWLATE, from the coding sequence ATGCTTGCTTATCTCGTTATTCGCGAAGGCTCGAAGTGGACCGACGTTTTTCGCCTGGTTCCTGGGCGAACCGTGACCGTCGGCCGGGCTGGCACCAACCAAATCGTCATCAAGGACGAACGTTGCAGCCGGAACCACATCGAAGTCTTTTTGAACCGCGGCGAATGGACCCTCCGCGATCTCGACAGCCGCAACGGCACGTTCATCAACGGCAAGCAGGTCCGCGGCGACAATGTTCTCAAGCCGGGCGACATCATCCGCATCGCCAACTGTCAGCTGGGTTACGTACACGATCTCACACACGCCTTTCCCGATCCCGAAAGCAGCAGCGCCATTTCGATGCCGCTGCCGACGGGAGACGACACCATTCTCGGCGCGCTGATCGCCGATACCGGAGAAGTGCTCGATGTGGGTGACGCGAGCGTGCACGAGGTCAACGAACCGACGCACATCACGCATCGCCGCGGGCAGACGCGTTACCTCCGGCCTTCGCAGGCCAGCGATTTGCCGATTCCGCGCATCGGCCAAGCCGCGGCGAAACTTTGCCGGCTGGCGTTCGAACTTGCCAGTCAGCCCGATATTCCCAGCGTTGCAAATCTCGCATTGAACGGTCTGTTCGAAGGGACGCACGTCGATGCCGGCGCGGTGCTGCTGCTGCCGCGCGGCTATGAGGGGGCCGGCAATCCCACCGATCTGCAAGTCGTCGCTTCGCGCACTGATCACGAACCGGTCTATCACCGCGCCTCGAGTTTCTTGGCATCAACAGTCATCCGCGACGGCGAAGCAGTGCTCGCCCGCAACATCGAAGGCGACAGTCAACTCGGTCTGCGCGACAGCAAGGGTGAGTTCCACGCTACGAGCGTGATGTGCGCGCCGATCCGCCAGGACAAAAAAGTCATCGGGTTGATTCATCTCTACTCGACCGAAGACACCCGCGTTCCCGATCCCGACGATCTAGAGTTCACACTCGCGGTCGCCGAGAACCTCGCACTGGCCCTCCGCAATTTGCAACGGCAACAAGAGCTCGCCGAAAACCTGCATCAAACGCGCAACGAAATTCTGCAGCTCCGCAAGCAACTCGGCGCCGAAAGCGAGCTCGTCGGCAGCAGCCTGGTGCTCAACAGCGTGCAACAACAAATTGCTCGCGCCGCGCCGAGTCGTGCGACGGTACTGATCCGCGGTGAAAGCGGTGTGGGCAAAGAACTCGTGGCCCGGGCAATGCACTACGCCAGTCCGCGCAAAAAGGGCCCGTTCGTCTGTTTGAATTGCGCTGCACTTTCCGAAACGCTGCTGGAAAGCGAACTCTTTGGCCATGAACGGGGCGCGTTCACCGGCGCAACGGAGCGTAAGATCGGCAAGTTCGAAGCCGCCAATGGTGGCACGATCATGCTCGACGAAATCGGCGAAATGAGCCCGCAGATTCAAGCGAAGTTCCTCCGCGTGCTCGAAGGCCATCCTTTCGAACGCGTCGGCGGCAGTTCGCCGATCAAGGTCGATGTCCGCGTCATCGCCGCCACCAACCGCGACTTGGAACGGGCCGTGGCTGACAGTACGTTTCGCCGCGATCTTTACTTTCGCCTGCGCGTCGTCGAGATCTATGTCCCACCACTTCGTAAACGGCCCGAGGATGTGATCGAGCTCGCCCACTATTTTCTCGATCGCTACAACGCCGAAACCGGCCGCAAGATCCAAGGCTTCACGCCCGAAGCAAACGAGCAAATGCAAAGTTATCGGTGGCCGGGCAATGTTCGCGAGTTGAAGAATGTCATCGAGCGCGCCGTGGTTCTTTCGCGAACTGATCTGATCGACGTCGACGATCTCAACCTTTCGACGCTCGGCACGACAACGACCGACTCCAACGAACTGCCGGTCGTCAAAGCCACGTTCGAGCCGATGTCGCTCGAGGACTTGGAAAAGAAGCACATCCACGCCACGCTCAACGCGACTAACTGGAACAAAAGCCGAACGGCTTCGATCCTGGGCGTCGAGCGCTCAACGCTCGATCGCAAAATCAAACGCTACGAGCTCAAACCACCGGCGGGACGCAGCGATTGGTTGGCGACAGAGTAG